The Echinicola rosea genome has a segment encoding these proteins:
- a CDS encoding Crp/Fnr family transcriptional regulator, producing the protein MTDNLVNTIQSMIYLDETGVRGLKAISQIKRFSSGEHWIREGQVPSSFGFVDKGLFRIYYADADGHEVTKGFFQEGSFPTAYTSLQTEKPSYFFIQALEDAQLVTIDYKKWLGMYRADPVWKDFLIAMLTKGYAKKEKRERELLQLSAEERYRGFLTEYPGLDKRIKQHYIASYLGITPVALSRIRRKMGLVNLG; encoded by the coding sequence ATGACCGATAACCTTGTCAATACGATACAGTCCATGATTTACCTCGACGAGACAGGGGTCAGGGGGCTAAAAGCCATCAGCCAAATCAAAAGGTTTTCGAGTGGAGAGCATTGGATTAGAGAAGGACAGGTGCCGAGCTCTTTTGGTTTTGTGGACAAGGGCCTATTTCGGATTTATTATGCCGATGCCGATGGACATGAAGTGACGAAGGGTTTTTTTCAGGAAGGAAGTTTTCCTACTGCTTATACTTCTTTGCAGACCGAAAAGCCTTCTTATTTTTTTATTCAAGCATTGGAGGATGCCCAGTTGGTGACCATTGATTATAAAAAGTGGTTGGGGATGTACCGTGCCGATCCCGTTTGGAAGGATTTTTTGATTGCCATGCTGACGAAAGGGTACGCCAAAAAAGAAAAGCGTGAAAGAGAACTTTTGCAGCTTTCTGCGGAAGAACGGTATCGTGGCTTTTTGACAGAATACCCAGGATTGGACAAGCGCATCAAACAACATTACATTGCATCGTACCTAGGGATTACCCCTGTGGCCCTCAGTCGTATTCGAAGAAAAATGGGACTCGTTAACCTAGGTTAA